The Ciconia boyciana chromosome 7, ASM3463844v1, whole genome shotgun sequence region GGAGAGCTGGGATAAGTGAAGTGAGGAAGGGTTGTGGGAGACTGAAAGACttaatgtctcaaacactgTGGAGACATGAGGCGTGATTTGCATGGCGCATGAGGGGAGCTCATCGGAAGAGAGACTAGAGgaggtattgtcttgtgagGCACTGAAAGAAGTGAGATAAGGTGCAGCAAGTCGGCTAGCATGGGATGAGAAGAGCGCGTTGGAGGATGTGCAGttaccatctatggccagaggtcacagaGTTTATCTAAGCAATGGGCCTGCAACCACCcaaaacttggaatgaaactcctcgcaaccaaccccctcccccagcgcctgcgaaCTTTTGAAGGccagaacaacataagtcctccaggggcgtgacctgaggcagggattagagtataaagaggccccctccccagggaacAGTGCGCgcccatcaccggaggattgccatgtctgtcatCGTAATCATGGGATCCAAGGGaggtgatacctttccttttctttatcctcctctcttctcttttccttttctcacttctcttttcctctactcttccactatacatatatctgggcatatgagttttggatgaattgtgatgggttgcccggaaaatagctccattgcaaattgcctctgttcgttcaCCGAGCTTgctagttcgttaagtttgtccatttgtctAGTTCGCTAGTTAGTAAAGTTGTtagtctgactgttcctctgagtcattgttgtgACTCTACCAGCTTGCGGCTCTGCCGAACAGAGATTGGcctttgtcagtacacaaaTCCCGGGGGAAtcaaaagattcacccatcttgCAACCCGCTGAGTGGGACGAGACATTAATTTGGTGTCAGAAGTGGGATTCCCTGATGTGTTCAgtgagaggaagagggaggggatATCGACTGAGTCGAGAAGGGAGGACGTGAATCGGCTGAGTCAGAGTCCCTGGGCAGATAGATGATCATGGCTTCCGGGGTTCAGCCTGATCTGGACTGCTCCCCTTTGATAGAGTTGTTAAAAACGTATAACTCCTGCCCGACGCCTCAGGGGTGAAATTGGGCAGAAGAGAACTGGCAATCTTCATCCACCGTTGCAGAGCAAATAAAGGTTTTGGCAAAGGAGAACAGGTCGAggcctgggaaaggaaaaactgtagTTTGTGGTGTTTTAGGAGCTGCACTGATGGCAGCGCAAAAGGATAAGTGCACAGTAAAACAGGCTGAGCGAGAGGCAAGCGAATTGTTACAAGGTTTGATTAAAAGCTtgcaagcagagctgggagctgagcagAAAAAATGGGTGCAAGTGGACACAACAGCGAATAGGTTACATAATCAGTTGCGTGATGCTTTTGTCAGGGAGTGCGAGTTGTGGTCGGAGCTAGCGGAGGCGCGGAGGGAGGATCTTGAGAGCGAGTGTGGGCACTCCAGTCTGTCTAAGGAACGCGAGCTAGTTGATGGGGGGGGTAACTGGCCACTACCCCTGGGAGGAAATGGAACAGGCAAAGTGCCAACTTGACGAAAGAACTGCTCCCCAAATTTGCCCACTTCTTAAAACGGAATTTCAATATGAAGGGGGTACCGATACCGCACTGGAAGTCATAACAAAAGAAATTCCCTATAGTGCAACTGAATTGgcaaaatgacaagaaaaatataGTAGGGTCCCTAGGGAAACGGAGACAGAATATGTGTGGAGAGTCTCCCTCCGGGGGGGGGACAGAATTAAACTTTCTGAGGATGAGGTGCAGGGATACTGGGGTCCAGGCGTGTTTCTGACTGTCCCCGACACTCGAGCCCCATGGTCCCTCACTCAAAGGGCGGCATACTGGGCTGGAGGGCTAGACCCCTTGGAACGGGGAGATCCGGTGACCATCCCCACTCCGGGACTGGATCAAATTACCGAAAGtgtgcagaaagctgcctgcctccagctcaTGCATGACCAGCACTTAATACCCCATCAGCCCTCACCGATGTTGCTAAAAGCCGACCCCAATCAAATGAAACCCCTGATAAAGGACCTCCCTGACCCCCTGAAGCTCTATGCCATACAAATCCAGGACTACCTAAGGGCAGTGCTCCCAGTTCAGGAGTgtttaacagaaatgctaacaCCAGGGAGAAACCAAACGCGACCCA contains the following coding sequences:
- the LOC140654216 gene encoding LOW QUALITY PROTEIN: uncharacterized protein (The sequence of the model RefSeq protein was modified relative to this genomic sequence to represent the inferred CDS: substituted 1 base at 1 genomic stop codon), which codes for MEQAKCQLDERTAPQICPLLKTEFQYEGGTDTALEVITKEIPYSATELAKXQEKYSRVPRETETEYVWRVSLRGGDRIKLSEDEVQGYWGPGVFLTVPDTRAPWSLTQRAAYWAGGLDPLERGDPVTIPTPGLDQITESVQKAACLQLMHDQHLIPHQPSPMLLKADPNQMKPLIKDLPDPLKLYAIQIQDYLRAVLPVQECLTEMLTPGRNQTRPTLAGFPLTWGEIAQELITYSCNVGISGGEQRGKAPFRRAELGNWPLKDRPSGRNLGLGMTRSQLWREGLCKEIPRELMDGLPLSNLQLLVKVWKDPDRTFKREERDPTGPTSPSAPCPPPAEHQGTDAKSGNPFCRPQ